The genomic region ACGGATTAGGCGGAATTAGACCGATTGACAATACCAACAAGCCCAATAAAGTGAACTTAAAGAGCGACAGCCTCGAATCGGGGTCCGATAAATTGGAGATCTCCGACGAAGCAAAGAAACTCGCGGAGCTTTCAAAATACCAGCAGGTGGTGAATAACGCCCCGGACGTCCGTGAAGAAAAACTCGCCGAAGTGAAAGCTAAACTCGAAAGCGGCGCCTATAACAACGAAGAAGTGATGAACGCAGTCGCCGAGAAACTAATGAAGGTATTGGGATTGTAGTATGGTCAATACCGGCCGCTTCACTCCTATGAAGGCCGGATACGGATAAGACTAAACATTTTTACTGATAAAGAG from Brevinematales bacterium harbors:
- a CDS encoding flagellar biosynthesis anti-sigma factor FlgM — encoded protein: MEINGLGGIRPIDNTNKPNKVNLKSDSLESGSDKLEISDEAKKLAELSKYQQVVNNAPDVREEKLAEVKAKLESGAYNNEEVMNAVAEKLMKVLGL